The proteins below come from a single Caulobacter segnis ATCC 21756 genomic window:
- a CDS encoding ATP phosphoribosyltransferase regulatory subunit — protein MRLERSIPAEALDAIRAPLLAAGAAPTDAPVLQPLGLLLDLAGEAMRSRLFVVSGDGGEEAALRPDFTVAVARQHFSGGAASGRYRYEGKAFRVAPRGSDRAEEFLQIGIEAFEAGDPVAADAEMAALAWAASAAGGRGDLSLVLGDVSLFAAFVDSLDLAAPLAARLKRAFAKPRQLKAELDGSSERGLAADEEKSRIAALLAGLPEAEASAVLQELWSLAGIEPVGGRRPAEIARRLVEKAETAKAGRLDADQAAKVRAFLAVSDRPEAALDAIASLAGPNDAALKAAVAGWRARLSGMAAQGVPLERATLAAAFGRAFGYYDGYLFEVRSAALSDERPIAAGGRYDGLPGRLGVSTINTGAVGFMVRPARAYAGGGE, from the coding sequence GTGAGGCTCGAGCGTTCCATTCCGGCGGAGGCGCTCGACGCCATCCGCGCTCCGCTTCTGGCCGCCGGCGCCGCGCCGACCGACGCGCCGGTGCTGCAGCCCTTAGGGTTGCTGCTGGACCTCGCCGGCGAGGCCATGCGCTCGCGGCTGTTCGTCGTCTCCGGCGACGGCGGCGAGGAGGCGGCCCTGCGCCCCGACTTCACCGTCGCCGTGGCGCGACAGCACTTTTCTGGAGGGGCGGCTAGCGGCCGCTACCGCTACGAGGGCAAGGCCTTCCGCGTGGCCCCGCGCGGCTCGGACCGCGCCGAGGAGTTCCTGCAGATCGGGATCGAGGCCTTCGAGGCCGGCGATCCCGTCGCCGCCGACGCCGAGATGGCGGCCCTGGCCTGGGCGGCCTCGGCGGCCGGCGGGCGGGGGGACCTCTCGCTGGTGCTGGGCGACGTGTCGCTGTTCGCGGCCTTCGTCGACAGTCTCGACCTGGCCGCGCCGCTGGCGGCCCGCCTGAAGCGCGCCTTCGCCAAGCCGCGCCAGCTGAAGGCCGAGCTGGACGGTTCGTCTGAGCGCGGACTGGCCGCGGACGAGGAAAAAAGCCGCATCGCCGCCCTGCTGGCCGGCCTGCCCGAGGCCGAGGCCTCCGCCGTGCTGCAGGAGCTGTGGTCCCTGGCCGGCATCGAGCCCGTCGGCGGCCGCCGCCCGGCCGAGATCGCTCGCCGCCTCGTCGAAAAGGCCGAGACCGCCAAGGCCGGCCGTCTCGATGCGGATCAAGCCGCCAAGGTCCGCGCCTTCCTGGCGGTGTCGGATCGTCCGGAGGCCGCGCTCGACGCCATCGCGTCCCTGGCGGGCCCGAACGACGCCGCGCTGAAGGCCGCCGTCGCCGGCTGGCGCGCGCGTCTTTCCGGCATGGCCGCCCAGGGCGTGCCGCTGGAGCGCGCGACCCTGGCCGCCGCCTTCGGCCGGGCGTTCGGCTATTACGACGGCTACCTGTTCGAGGTCCGTTCGGCGGCCTTAAGCGACGAGCGGCCGATCGCCGCCGGCGGTCGCTATGACGGCCTGCCGGGGCGCCTCGGCGTCTCCACCATCAACACCGGCGCGGTCGGCTTCATGGTCCGTCCCGCGCGCGCCTATGCGGGAGGCGGCGAATGA
- the hisS gene encoding histidine--tRNA ligase, with amino-acid sequence MTTDSETNTPQDFRPEARSPRGFADKRARDLRAERAILEAVSAVYERYGFEALDTGAFEYADALGKFLPDSDRPNEGVFALQDDDDQWMALRYDLTAPLARFAAQNWETLPKPFRRYAFGPVWRNEKPGPGRFRQFIQCDADTVGSARPEADAEIIAMAVEGLEAAGLPRGAAVLKINNRKLLNGLLTAAGADSAGQKLAVLRAVDKLDRLGVDGVRLLLGEGRLDESGDFTKGAGLKGQAVDQVLDFVQAGSSGGRSATLDNIAKVIGGSAEGDEGLLELSRIDAALTSLGIADDQAFIDPSIVRGLEYYTGAVFEAELLLSTTDEKGNKVTFGSIGGGGRYDDLVARFTGNVTPATGFSFGVSRLAAALRAAGREPGGAARGPVVVIAFDDAHMPEYFSVVGELRAAGIPAEVYLGTSGMRPQMKYADRRLSPAAIMLGGDEIAAGTVTIKDLDLGRELASGVADNAAWKAERPGQQTIPRGQLVDAVRKIIGG; translated from the coding sequence ATGACCACCGACTCCGAAACCAACACCCCGCAAGACTTCCGCCCCGAGGCGCGCAGCCCGCGCGGCTTCGCCGACAAGCGCGCGCGCGACCTGCGGGCCGAGCGGGCGATCCTGGAGGCGGTGTCGGCGGTCTATGAGCGCTACGGCTTCGAGGCGCTGGACACCGGGGCGTTCGAATACGCCGACGCCCTGGGCAAGTTCCTGCCCGACAGTGACCGGCCCAACGAGGGCGTCTTCGCGCTGCAGGACGACGACGACCAGTGGATGGCGCTGCGCTACGACCTGACCGCGCCGCTGGCCCGGTTCGCCGCCCAGAACTGGGAGACCCTGCCCAAGCCGTTCCGCCGCTACGCCTTCGGGCCGGTGTGGCGCAACGAGAAGCCGGGGCCGGGGCGCTTCCGCCAGTTCATCCAGTGCGACGCCGACACGGTGGGCTCGGCCCGTCCGGAGGCCGACGCCGAGATCATCGCCATGGCCGTCGAGGGCCTGGAGGCCGCGGGCCTGCCGCGCGGGGCGGCGGTGCTGAAGATCAACAATCGCAAGCTGCTGAACGGCCTGCTGACCGCCGCGGGCGCCGACAGCGCCGGCCAGAAGCTGGCCGTGCTGCGCGCGGTCGACAAGCTGGACCGCCTGGGCGTCGACGGCGTCCGGCTGCTGCTGGGCGAAGGCCGCCTGGACGAGAGCGGCGACTTCACCAAGGGCGCGGGCCTCAAAGGTCAGGCGGTCGACCAGGTGCTGGACTTCGTCCAGGCCGGCTCCTCTGGCGGGCGTTCGGCGACGCTGGACAACATCGCCAAGGTCATCGGCGGCTCGGCCGAGGGCGACGAGGGCCTCTTGGAACTGTCGCGGATCGACGCGGCCCTGACCAGCCTGGGCATCGCCGACGACCAGGCCTTCATCGATCCGTCGATCGTCCGGGGGCTGGAATACTACACCGGCGCGGTGTTCGAGGCCGAACTGCTGCTCTCCACCACCGACGAGAAGGGTAACAAGGTCACCTTCGGCTCGATCGGCGGCGGCGGGCGCTATGACGACCTGGTGGCGCGGTTCACCGGCAATGTGACGCCGGCGACGGGCTTCTCGTTCGGGGTGTCGCGCCTGGCGGCGGCGTTGCGGGCGGCCGGGCGCGAGCCGGGCGGGGCGGCGCGCGGGCCGGTAGTGGTCATCGCCTTCGACGACGCGCACATGCCGGAATACTTCTCCGTGGTCGGAGAATTGCGCGCGGCGGGCATTCCGGCCGAGGTCTATCTGGGGACCTCCGGCATGCGGCCGCAGATGAAATACGCCGACCGGCGCCTGTCGCCCGCGGCCATCATGCTGGGCGGCGACGAGATCGCGGCGGGGACCGTGACGATCAAGGACTTGGACCTCGGCCGCGAGCTGGCCTCGGGCGTCGCCGACAACGCCGCCTGGAAGGCCGAGCGTCCCGGCCAGCAGACCATTCCGCGCGGCCAGTTGGTCGACGCCGTTCGCAAGATCATCGGGGGCTAG
- a CDS encoding DUF6932 family protein, translated as MPVPNFTIHGVLPPYVGANGPGGAPSDMSPYKAPLLEVVQRFASTARRRTILRDWLQHRQEMADLGFNNGFQWIDGSFVEDKIPNDIDVITFFHRPNGHETDAQIGSLVLANPDVLRRPSIKSRLKVDAMFVDLNSSPANIVSATRYYGSLFSHRRGDDLWKGMVEVSLDVSGDAEAIALLDALAAEVAEEAQSAAENPIEEFGA; from the coding sequence ATGCCGGTTCCTAACTTTACCATCCATGGCGTGCTTCCGCCGTATGTCGGGGCGAACGGACCTGGCGGTGCGCCATCGGACATGTCGCCCTATAAAGCGCCGTTGTTGGAGGTGGTGCAGCGCTTCGCTAGCACGGCAAGGCGCCGAACGATTCTTAGAGATTGGCTCCAGCATCGGCAAGAGATGGCCGATCTCGGCTTTAACAACGGCTTTCAGTGGATTGATGGTAGCTTTGTTGAGGACAAAATTCCGAACGATATCGACGTTATAACCTTTTTCCATAGGCCAAATGGGCACGAAACCGATGCGCAGATTGGGTCGCTAGTTTTGGCAAATCCAGATGTGCTCAGGCGGCCGTCAATCAAAAGTCGGTTGAAAGTGGATGCGATGTTCGTGGATCTAAATTCGAGTCCGGCGAACATTGTGAGTGCTACTAGATACTACGGTAGTCTATTCTCGCATCGTCGGGGCGACGATCTGTGGAAGGGCATGGTTGAAGTTTCCCTTGATGTCAGCGGAGACGCAGAAGCGATTGCTCTCCTGGATGCCCTGGCTGCTGAGGTCGCTGAGGAAGCTCAATCCGCTGCTGAAAATCCAATTGAGGAGTTCGGTGCATGA
- a CDS encoding TonB-dependent receptor plug domain-containing protein has protein sequence MMTKTALLATAATMLLAAAASAQAAETPKPADQAAAVAPVPTGPTSQAPLDDTAQKGVLVFTPDFFAANRPNTAQDMVNRVPGFTIQDGSGTRGFEGAVGNVLINGNRPASKNDTGSNVLSRTPANRVERIELIRGGAPGVDMQGYSVVVNVVLKKGVSHQQIATWNGAFFDGGHDVYGGSYQFTATNGDTSWGVTLSDGTSTSDSNGAGRSVRHDGAGRLIRDEAYLDDGYGGGRSIRGNWSGPLLGGKLEATTRFGRNDWHEWTDLTSPTAFRRSAYDEESHSGELGLTYTRPLAPKWALETRLIHSFENFDNVSTSDATLNGATSDQQRFVADGDSSESIVRALLRHDFSAALTLEAGAEGAYNMLDVSQAYSVGGVGVPLPSASVKVEELRGEAFSKATWRVNPKLTLEAGLRLEKSTIKQSGDADNEKSFFYAKPRFLATWTPMANNQLRVRFERELGQLDFDDFAASSDLDDETVYGGNVELKPEQRWISEVTYERRFWGQGVISIGYRHDEIIGVIDRLPLPGGLSATGNIGDGTLDRLSLNIVVPTDKLGIKGGRFTFKNDWNETHVKDPTTGRDRPITQVRPTQANFGFQQDIVSWKTQWGINWLPLLGQGTYDVDQTSVWRGSRYYEAFAEYKPTPTLAIRAQLNIWDDFTIRRTVFANRGPDRAVAFVEDRTIDPRTFFQLRVRKTF, from the coding sequence TTGATGACCAAGACCGCGCTTCTGGCGACCGCCGCCACCATGCTGCTCGCCGCCGCCGCATCGGCCCAGGCCGCCGAAACGCCCAAGCCGGCCGACCAGGCCGCCGCCGTGGCGCCGGTCCCGACCGGCCCGACCTCGCAGGCGCCGCTGGACGACACGGCCCAGAAGGGCGTGCTGGTCTTCACCCCCGACTTCTTCGCCGCCAATCGTCCGAACACGGCCCAGGACATGGTCAACCGGGTGCCCGGCTTCACCATCCAGGACGGCTCGGGCACGCGGGGCTTCGAGGGCGCGGTCGGCAACGTGCTGATCAACGGCAACCGCCCGGCCTCGAAGAACGACACCGGAAGCAACGTCCTGTCGCGCACGCCGGCCAACCGGGTCGAGCGGATCGAGCTGATCCGCGGCGGGGCCCCGGGCGTCGACATGCAGGGCTATTCGGTCGTCGTGAACGTGGTGCTGAAGAAGGGCGTCAGCCACCAGCAGATCGCCACCTGGAACGGCGCGTTTTTCGACGGCGGCCACGACGTCTACGGCGGCAGCTACCAGTTCACCGCCACGAACGGCGACACCAGCTGGGGGGTGACACTCAGCGACGGCACCTCGACCAGCGACTCCAACGGCGCGGGCCGCAGCGTGCGCCACGACGGCGCGGGCAGGCTGATCCGCGACGAGGCCTATCTGGACGACGGCTATGGCGGCGGGCGCTCGATCCGCGGCAACTGGTCGGGCCCGCTGCTGGGCGGCAAGCTGGAGGCCACGACGCGCTTTGGCCGCAACGACTGGCACGAGTGGACGGACCTCACCTCGCCCACCGCCTTCCGCCGCAGCGCCTACGACGAGGAGAGCCACTCGGGCGAGCTGGGCTTGACCTACACCCGGCCGCTGGCGCCGAAATGGGCGCTGGAGACGCGGCTGATCCACTCGTTCGAGAACTTCGACAACGTCTCGACCAGCGACGCGACGCTGAACGGGGCGACCTCGGACCAGCAGCGCTTCGTGGCCGACGGCGACAGCTCGGAGTCGATCGTCCGCGCCCTGCTGCGCCACGACTTCTCGGCGGCCCTGACCCTGGAGGCGGGGGCCGAGGGCGCCTACAACATGCTGGACGTGAGCCAGGCCTACAGTGTGGGCGGCGTCGGCGTGCCCCTGCCCAGCGCCTCGGTCAAGGTCGAGGAGCTGCGCGGCGAGGCCTTCTCCAAGGCCACCTGGCGCGTGAACCCCAAGCTGACCCTGGAGGCCGGCCTGCGGCTGGAGAAGTCGACGATCAAGCAGTCGGGCGACGCCGACAACGAGAAGAGCTTCTTCTACGCCAAGCCCCGGTTCCTGGCGACCTGGACCCCGATGGCCAACAACCAGCTGCGCGTCCGCTTCGAGCGGGAGCTGGGCCAGCTGGACTTCGACGACTTCGCCGCCTCGTCGGACCTGGACGACGAGACCGTCTACGGCGGCAATGTCGAGCTGAAGCCCGAGCAGCGCTGGATCTCGGAAGTGACCTACGAGCGGCGCTTCTGGGGCCAGGGCGTGATCTCGATCGGCTATCGCCACGACGAGATCATCGGCGTGATCGACCGCCTGCCGCTGCCGGGCGGCCTGTCGGCGACGGGCAATATCGGCGACGGCACGCTGGACCGCCTGTCGCTGAACATCGTGGTCCCGACCGACAAGCTGGGGATCAAGGGCGGCCGCTTCACCTTCAAGAACGACTGGAACGAGACCCACGTGAAGGACCCGACGACCGGCCGCGACCGGCCGATCACCCAGGTCCGTCCGACCCAGGCCAATTTCGGCTTCCAGCAGGACATCGTCTCGTGGAAGACCCAGTGGGGGATCAACTGGCTGCCGCTTCTGGGCCAGGGCACCTATGACGTCGACCAGACCAGCGTCTGGCGCGGCTCGCGCTACTACGAGGCCTTCGCCGAGTACAAGCCGACCCCGACCCTGGCGATCCGGGCGCAGCTGAACATCTGGGACGACTTCACGATCCGGCGCACGGTCTTCGCCAACCGCGGGCCGGACCGCGCGGTCGCCTTCGTCGAGGACCGCACGATCGACCCCCGCACCTTCTTCCAACTGCGGGTGCGCAAGACGTTCTAG
- the pgi gene encoding glucose-6-phosphate isomerase: MADLDAAWTRLETAAKAAGQQRIVDFFRDEPGRLEALTLDVAGLHLDLSKQAWDEAGLEAALDLAHAADVEGARAKMFGGEAINSSEGRAVLHTALRAPADAEVKALGQPVMAEVEAVRQRMKAFAEAVRSGAIKGATGKPFKAILHIGIGGSDLGPRLLWDALRPVKPQIDLRFVANVDGAEFALTTADMDPEETLVMVVSKTFTTQETMANAGAARAWLVEALGEQGANQHLAAISTALDKTAAFGVPDERVFGFWDWVGGRYSLWSSVSLSVAVAAGWEAFEGFLRGGAAMDEHFKTAPLEKNAPVLVALAQIFNRNGLDRRARSVVPYSHRLRRLASFLQQLEMESNGKSVGPDGKPAQRGTATVVFGDEGTNVQHAYFQCMHQGTDVTPMELIGVAKSDEGPAGMHEKLLSNLLAQAEAFMVGRSTEDVVAELKAKGVSDAEIATLAPQRTFAGDRPSTLVVLDRLTPETFGALIALYEHKTFVEGVIWGINSFDQWGVELGKVMANRILPELESGAAGDHDPSTAALIQRLKK, translated from the coding sequence ATGGCCGATCTCGACGCCGCCTGGACCCGCCTGGAAACCGCCGCCAAGGCCGCCGGTCAGCAGCGCATCGTCGACTTCTTCAGGGACGAGCCTGGACGTCTCGAGGCCCTGACCCTCGACGTCGCCGGCCTGCATCTGGACCTGTCCAAGCAGGCCTGGGACGAGGCCGGCCTCGAAGCGGCCCTGGATCTGGCGCACGCCGCCGATGTCGAGGGCGCCCGCGCCAAGATGTTCGGCGGCGAGGCGATCAATTCGTCCGAGGGCCGCGCCGTGCTGCACACCGCTTTGCGCGCTCCGGCCGACGCCGAGGTCAAGGCGCTGGGCCAGCCGGTCATGGCCGAGGTCGAGGCCGTCCGCCAGCGGATGAAGGCCTTCGCCGAGGCGGTGCGCTCCGGCGCGATCAAGGGCGCGACCGGCAAGCCGTTCAAGGCGATCCTGCACATCGGCATCGGCGGCAGCGACCTCGGTCCGCGCCTGCTGTGGGACGCCCTGCGGCCGGTGAAGCCGCAGATCGATCTTCGCTTCGTGGCCAATGTCGACGGCGCCGAATTCGCGCTGACGACGGCCGACATGGATCCGGAGGAGACCCTGGTCATGGTGGTCTCCAAGACCTTCACGACCCAGGAGACCATGGCCAACGCCGGCGCGGCGCGGGCCTGGCTGGTCGAGGCCTTGGGCGAGCAGGGGGCGAACCAGCACCTGGCCGCCATCTCGACGGCGCTGGACAAGACCGCCGCCTTCGGCGTGCCGGACGAGCGCGTGTTCGGCTTCTGGGACTGGGTCGGCGGCCGTTACTCGCTGTGGTCGTCGGTCAGCCTGTCGGTGGCCGTCGCCGCCGGCTGGGAGGCCTTCGAGGGCTTCCTGCGCGGCGGGGCGGCGATGGATGAGCACTTCAAGACCGCGCCGCTCGAGAAAAACGCGCCGGTCCTGGTCGCCCTGGCCCAGATCTTCAACCGCAATGGCCTGGACCGCCGCGCCCGCTCGGTCGTGCCCTATTCGCACCGCCTGCGCCGCCTGGCCTCGTTCCTGCAGCAGCTGGAGATGGAGAGCAACGGCAAGTCGGTCGGTCCCGACGGCAAGCCCGCCCAGCGCGGCACGGCCACGGTGGTGTTCGGCGACGAGGGCACCAATGTCCAGCACGCCTATTTCCAGTGCATGCACCAGGGCACGGACGTCACGCCCATGGAGCTGATCGGCGTCGCCAAGTCGGACGAGGGCCCGGCCGGCATGCACGAGAAGCTGCTGTCGAACCTGCTGGCCCAGGCCGAGGCCTTCATGGTCGGGCGCTCCACCGAGGACGTCGTGGCCGAGCTGAAGGCCAAGGGCGTTTCGGACGCCGAGATCGCCACCCTGGCCCCGCAGCGGACCTTCGCGGGCGACCGGCCCTCGACCCTGGTGGTCCTCGACCGCCTGACGCCCGAGACCTTCGGCGCCCTGATCGCCCTCTACGAGCACAAGACCTTCGTCGAGGGCGTCATCTGGGGCATCAATTCCTTCGACCAGTGGGGCGTCGAGCTGGGCAAGGTCATGGCCAATCGCATCCTGCCCGAGCTGGAGAGCGGCGCCGCCGGCGACCATGATCCGTCCACGGCGGCCCTGATCCAGCGGCTGAAGAAGTAG
- a CDS encoding thioredoxin family protein, producing the protein MPITRRLVAATLPLAALLPGAANAKPAPDFTAIDVDGKTRSLSEFRGKTVVLEWTNEGCPYVRKHYSGNMQGLQQAARADGVVWLTVASSAPGKQGHFPDGAAAKSWMSAKGAKPTALLLDPEGKVATAYKAKTTPHMFVIDKAGQVVYEGAIDDRPTSKVEDIAGAQNLVAAALADVKAGRKVATPFAPPYGCSVKYKDA; encoded by the coding sequence ATGCCGATCACCCGCCGACTCGTCGCCGCCACGCTGCCGCTGGCCGCTCTGCTTCCTGGCGCCGCGAACGCCAAGCCCGCGCCGGACTTCACCGCCATCGATGTCGATGGCAAGACGCGCTCGCTGTCCGAGTTCCGCGGCAAGACCGTGGTCCTCGAATGGACCAACGAGGGTTGCCCTTATGTCCGCAAGCACTATTCCGGGAACATGCAGGGGCTGCAGCAGGCCGCTCGCGCCGACGGCGTGGTCTGGCTGACCGTCGCCTCGTCCGCGCCCGGCAAGCAGGGACATTTCCCGGACGGCGCGGCCGCCAAGTCCTGGATGAGCGCCAAGGGCGCCAAGCCCACCGCCCTTCTGCTTGACCCCGAGGGGAAGGTCGCGACGGCCTACAAGGCCAAGACCACGCCGCACATGTTCGTCATCGATAAGGCGGGCCAGGTGGTCTACGAGGGGGCGATCGATGACCGGCCGACCAGCAAGGTCGAGGACATCGCGGGCGCCCAGAATCTGGTCGCCGCCGCCCTGGCCGACGTCAAGGCGGGGCGCAAGGTCGCCACGCCCTTCGCGCCGCCCTATGGCTGCTCGGTGAAGTACAAGGACGCCTAG
- a CDS encoding DUF1353 domain-containing protein gives MTARAQKNAHPLSAPPPRPMSRLKTLAALTGVSLLLAACATETNTTVFVPVVAPTPPSSLTPQPIMLFNQTKDGRKLFTLDAEFPYCDVETGKVIVVPRWYVTDFASVPWYGQGFVDPQGPTARAAIVHDWLYTIGEPGKRQEADDIFLRAMLKYGVPPFQANIAYKAVRLGGEKGYGLPTDWRFVDPKRQDFTQPAPFPKPRTGMVRYLPKCQGFTALIQTGWRAYPIKTAPVVAPPPVVITRTPLDQVKSKLPFGGGDKKK, from the coding sequence ATGACCGCCCGCGCCCAGAAGAACGCGCACCCTCTCTCAGCACCGCCTCCCCGCCCGATGTCCCGTTTGAAGACCCTCGCCGCGCTCACCGGCGTCAGCCTGCTCCTCGCCGCCTGCGCGACAGAGACGAACACCACCGTCTTCGTGCCGGTCGTCGCCCCGACGCCGCCCAGCTCGCTGACGCCGCAGCCGATCATGCTGTTCAACCAGACCAAGGACGGCCGCAAGCTGTTCACCCTGGACGCCGAGTTCCCCTACTGCGACGTCGAGACGGGCAAGGTCATCGTGGTGCCGCGCTGGTACGTCACCGACTTCGCCAGCGTGCCCTGGTACGGCCAGGGCTTCGTCGATCCGCAAGGCCCGACCGCGCGCGCGGCGATCGTCCACGACTGGCTCTACACGATCGGGGAACCGGGCAAGCGCCAGGAGGCCGACGATATCTTCCTGCGGGCGATGCTGAAGTACGGCGTGCCGCCGTTCCAGGCCAACATCGCCTACAAGGCCGTTCGGCTGGGCGGCGAAAAGGGCTATGGTCTGCCGACCGACTGGCGCTTCGTGGATCCCAAGCGGCAGGACTTCACCCAGCCCGCGCCGTTCCCAAAGCCACGCACTGGCATGGTCCGCTACCTGCCCAAGTGCCAAGGCTTCACCGCCCTGATCCAGACCGGCTGGCGGGCCTACCCGATCAAGACCGCGCCCGTCGTCGCGCCGCCGCCGGTCGTGATCACCCGGACGCCGCTGGACCAAGTCAAGTCCAAGCTGCCCTTCGGCGGCGGCGACAAGAAGAAGTAG
- a CDS encoding protein-disulfide reductase DsbD family protein, translating into MFLKRAVLALQAFVAATLLTGAAIAGPIVNSGHIESELVPQETGIAPGGTIYVALRQKIQQDWHTYWRNPGDAGEPTKIAWTLPSGWSAGDMVWPTPIKAKLGPLLDYAYEGEVLIPVPISAPASAQVGTTVSLTAKVSYLVCEQVCVPEDAELSLLLPVVAGSPSADPQWGGKIAEVLAKAPKPAGLKAVFKLDGQALKLAVTGGPLKGADMADAYFFPYSPKVIEHAAEQTIERGPEGLTLTLKPGYDFVGGGTPPASLEGVLALADGSAWEIGATAGEPPATASGLGAPPVKSQPSAAGAPGGLAGALVLAFLGGLILNLMPCVFPVLSMKAASLAGHAHHESKARAQGLAFLAGVLATFLALAGLLLAVRAGGAAVGWGFQLQSPLVIAALALLMLLVALNMSGVFEIGTSIQGVGAGASSRDGALGAFFTGALAVIVAAPCTAPFMAGALGYALTQPAVVALGVFAALGLGFAAPFVAVAFIPAVLQRMPRPGAWMETLKKGLAFPMYGAALWLTWVFAQQAGPIALGQVLGAGVLAAFGAWLYGLAQGRRATGKAFLVQMIVGLLCVTVALALAVSAALAAKPPTVAAAAPSSGPGLVAEAWSPERVAALRAEGRPVLVDFTAAWCVTCQVNEKVALSGGKVAEAFKVRNAVLLKADWTNRDPVIAKALADFGRVGVPLYVVYPKNGGEPVILPQLLTEGMVIEAIEKAGA; encoded by the coding sequence ATGTTCCTCAAGAGAGCCGTCCTCGCCCTGCAAGCCTTCGTGGCGGCGACTTTGTTGACCGGCGCCGCTATCGCCGGTCCGATCGTCAACTCCGGCCATATCGAATCCGAGCTCGTGCCCCAGGAGACGGGGATCGCGCCAGGCGGTACGATCTATGTCGCCCTGCGCCAGAAGATCCAGCAGGACTGGCACACCTATTGGCGCAACCCCGGCGACGCGGGCGAACCGACCAAGATCGCCTGGACCCTGCCGTCCGGCTGGTCAGCCGGCGACATGGTCTGGCCGACGCCTATCAAGGCCAAGCTGGGGCCGCTGCTGGACTACGCCTATGAGGGCGAGGTCCTGATCCCCGTCCCGATCAGCGCGCCGGCGAGCGCCCAGGTCGGGACGACCGTCTCTCTGACCGCCAAGGTTTCCTACCTCGTCTGCGAACAGGTCTGCGTGCCCGAGGACGCCGAGCTGTCGTTGCTGCTGCCGGTCGTCGCCGGTTCGCCGAGCGCGGATCCCCAGTGGGGCGGCAAGATCGCCGAGGTCCTGGCCAAGGCGCCGAAGCCGGCCGGCCTGAAGGCGGTGTTCAAGCTCGACGGCCAGGCCTTGAAGCTGGCGGTCACGGGCGGCCCGTTGAAGGGCGCCGACATGGCCGACGCCTATTTCTTCCCCTACTCGCCCAAGGTGATCGAGCACGCCGCGGAGCAAACGATCGAACGCGGTCCCGAGGGCCTGACCCTGACGCTGAAGCCTGGCTACGACTTCGTGGGCGGCGGGACGCCGCCGGCGTCGCTGGAGGGCGTTCTGGCGCTGGCCGATGGCTCGGCCTGGGAGATCGGGGCGACCGCGGGCGAACCGCCGGCGACCGCCTCTGGCCTTGGCGCTCCGCCGGTCAAGTCGCAGCCTTCCGCCGCCGGCGCGCCGGGTGGCTTGGCGGGGGCGCTGGTGCTGGCCTTCCTGGGCGGCCTGATCCTGAACCTGATGCCCTGCGTCTTCCCGGTGCTGTCGATGAAGGCGGCCAGCTTGGCGGGCCACGCCCACCACGAGAGCAAGGCGCGCGCGCAGGGGCTGGCTTTCCTGGCGGGCGTGCTGGCGACCTTCCTGGCGCTGGCGGGCCTGCTGCTGGCCGTTCGCGCCGGCGGCGCGGCGGTCGGTTGGGGCTTCCAACTGCAGTCGCCGCTGGTCATCGCGGCGCTGGCCCTGCTGATGCTGCTGGTCGCGCTGAACATGTCGGGCGTGTTCGAGATCGGAACTTCGATCCAGGGCGTCGGCGCCGGAGCCTCGTCGCGCGACGGCGCGCTCGGAGCTTTCTTCACCGGCGCGCTGGCGGTGATCGTGGCCGCCCCCTGCACGGCGCCCTTCATGGCCGGCGCGCTCGGCTACGCCCTGACCCAGCCGGCGGTCGTAGCGCTGGGCGTGTTCGCGGCGCTGGGCCTCGGCTTCGCGGCGCCGTTCGTGGCCGTGGCCTTCATCCCCGCCGTCCTGCAGCGCATGCCCCGGCCCGGCGCTTGGATGGAGACCCTGAAGAAGGGCCTGGCCTTCCCAATGTACGGCGCGGCGCTCTGGCTGACCTGGGTCTTCGCCCAGCAGGCCGGTCCGATCGCGCTTGGTCAGGTGCTGGGCGCGGGCGTGCTGGCCGCCTTCGGCGCCTGGCTGTACGGCTTGGCGCAGGGGCGGCGCGCGACAGGCAAGGCCTTCCTGGTCCAGATGATCGTCGGCCTTCTCTGCGTGACCGTCGCCTTGGCCCTGGCCGTCTCCGCCGCGCTGGCCGCCAAGCCGCCGACAGTGGCGGCCGCCGCGCCGTCCTCGGGCCCCGGGCTCGTCGCCGAGGCGTGGTCGCCCGAGCGTGTCGCGGCGCTGCGGGCCGAGGGGCGTCCGGTGCTGGTCGACTTCACGGCCGCCTGGTGCGTGACCTGCCAGGTCAACGAGAAGGTCGCCTTGTCGGGCGGCAAGGTGGCCGAGGCCTTCAAGGTTCGGAACGCCGTGCTCCTGAAGGCCGACTGGACCAATCGCGACCCCGTCATCGCCAAGGCCTTGGCGGATTTCGGTCGCGTCGGCGTGCCGCTCTACGTGGTCTATCCGAAAAATGGCGGCGAGCCCGTGATCCTGCCCCAGCTGCTGACCGAGGGCATGGTGATCGAGGCGATCGAGAAGGCGGGCGCTTAA